In Belonocnema kinseyi isolate 2016_QV_RU_SX_M_011 chromosome 4, B_treatae_v1, whole genome shotgun sequence, a single window of DNA contains:
- the LOC117171474 gene encoding carboxylesterase 5A isoform X1 encodes MRNASQFAPSCQQPLERKKKHEKLYMRLLPSDLPDPGVSEDCLYLNIYIPDGMRPSDGWPVIVWFHSGDFNTGTPAIWDASVLVTKQKVLVVTVAYRLNIFGFFTTTDAEAPGNYGMLDQIAALDWVKNNIEIFQGSSSNIIIFGHSAGAISVGLHIISPLSRGKFSKAIAISGDAISSVGSPETEAPIVDIIADRFGCNRYPTTDLITCLRNQPADHLLKHSSEIETWGPMIDYETNNSSDPFLPGHPKELLESGSFSAVPLITGYTDNEQALAYMEAIGSENVDGRLSLRKFESMIADESTTAVRMPDENSTCEVKPQMVAEAVLFYYKPHPPTRDQTVLRDKYLDLQTEKNYAAGLTFLAGKVAKQEESFVYRFDYRPKTDAVIRDVPKWAGVPHMFELPFIWGLPHSINTNIQWNALDKKMSDWMMSMLSNFARNGNPSIATIKWDPYTEKNPGALIIKDPKPEMDNSRMIDYKALAFWNDYYPKVLEEATNNCCNMTSGSSSLSLSIPVICGFVALIWRHF; translated from the exons GAATGCGCCCCTCTGATGGATGGCCAGTGATAGTGTGGTTCCACAGTGGAGATTTTAATACGGGGACTCCAGCGATCTGGGACGCGTCAGTGCTCGTCACCAAGCAAAAG GTACTGGTCGTAACAGTCGCCTACCGTCTGAACATCTTCGGCTTCTTCACCACCACCGACGCAGAAGCTCCTGGAAATTACGGTATGCTGGACCAAATAGCAGCCCTTGATTGGGTAAAAAACAACATCGAAATCTTCCAAGGATCCTCTTCAAACATCATCATATTCGGTCACTCAGCCGGTGCAATCAGCGTCGGTCTCCACATCATAAGTCCCCTAAGCCGAGGAAAATTTTCCAAAGCTATCGCCATCAGCGGTGACGCCATCAGTTCCGTAGGTTCTCCTGAAACTGAAGCACCAATAGTCGACATCATAGCTGACCGGTTTGGTTGCAACCGTTACCCAACAACCGACCTCATCACATGTCTTCGCAACCAGCCAGCAGATCATTTACTGAAACACTCTTCCGAAATCGAAACCTGGGGTCCCATGATCGACTACGAAACCAACAACTCATCAGATCCTTTCCTTCCAGGCCATCCAAAAGAACTTCTCGAAAGTGGTAGCTTCTCCGCAGTTCCGCTTATCACCGGCTACACAGACAACGAACAAGCCTTGGCCTACATGGAAGCAATTGGCAGTGAAAATGTAGATGGCAGACTCTCCCTTCGAAAATTCGAATCAATGATCGCTGATGAAAGCACGACAGCAGTTAGGATGCCGGATGAGAACAGCACTTGTGAAGTTAAACCCCAGATGGTAGCGGAAGCAGTTCTTTTCTATTATAAGCCACATCCTCCAACCAGGGATCAGACTGTCCTGCGTGACAAGTACTTGGACCTACAAACAGAGAAGAATTACGCAGCTGGCTTGACTTTTCTCGCTGGCAAAGTGGCAAAGCAGGAGGAATCTTTCGTTTACAGGTTTGACTACCGACCAAAAACTGATGCAGTGATTCGAGACGTTCCCAAATGGGCAGGTGTTCCTCACATGTTCGAGCTTCCTTTCATTTGGGGCCTTCCACACTCGATCAACACCAACATCCAGTGGAACGCACTTGACAAAAAAATGTCCGATTGGATGATGTCGATGTTGTCAAACTTTGCGAGAAATGGCAACCCATCGATAGCAACTATCAAGTGGGAcccttacactgaaaaaaatccaGGCGCTCTGATCATCAAGGATCCGAAGCCCGAAATGGACAATTCGAGAATGATAGATTATAAGGCTCTTGCTTTTTGGAATGATTATTACCCTAAAGTATTGGAAGAAGCAACGAATAATTGTTGTAACATGACAAGTGGATCTAGTTCCTTGAGTCTGTCCATTCCTGTGATTTGTGGATTTGTAGCTTTGATTTGGAGACACTTCTGA